One segment of Bacteroidales bacterium DNA contains the following:
- a CDS encoding DcaP family trimeric outer membrane transporter yields the protein MKTFRLLIIVLFAAILSSVYAQEEEERKIFEIYGFVMMDAGYNANQIHPDWFDVVRPSKLPSYAGEYGTNGNFFFSVRQTRFGTKAWIPTRLGDIKTIFEFELFGTGVDAGQTTLRLRHAYAELGHFGVGQYWSPFMDIDVFPNTVEYWGPNGMVFFRNIQVRWMPIMGDTRLTFALERPGASADQGVYSNRIELEGVSSHFPVPDFSAEYRYGGKFGYVELAGILRYMAWKDMNDDKLDLTGHAIGWGLNLSSNIKFNKSLVGRFQAVYGEGIENYMNDAPADVGIKNNFDDEEQPILGIPLPVLGVVAFLDQQWNDKFSSSLGYSMVDINNTDGQNDSEYHRGHYALANLLYYPVQNAMMGVEAQYGTRENKDGWQTNIFKVQFSFKYNFGHAWYKKQKI from the coding sequence ATGAAAACATTCAGATTACTCATTATTGTACTGTTTGCTGCCATCCTTTCCTCCGTTTATGCTCAGGAAGAGGAAGAACGGAAGATCTTTGAGATTTATGGATTTGTGATGATGGATGCAGGTTATAACGCAAACCAGATCCATCCTGACTGGTTCGATGTGGTCCGTCCGAGCAAGTTGCCTTCCTATGCGGGAGAATACGGCACGAACGGCAATTTCTTTTTCAGTGTCCGGCAGACCCGGTTTGGCACCAAGGCCTGGATACCAACCAGGCTGGGGGATATAAAAACTATTTTCGAGTTTGAATTGTTCGGTACCGGGGTGGATGCCGGTCAGACCACCCTGCGTTTGCGCCATGCGTATGCCGAACTGGGCCATTTTGGCGTGGGGCAGTATTGGAGCCCGTTCATGGATATCGATGTATTTCCGAATACTGTTGAGTACTGGGGACCTAACGGCATGGTATTTTTCAGGAATATCCAGGTACGATGGATGCCTATCATGGGCGATACACGTCTCACATTCGCTCTTGAACGTCCCGGAGCCAGTGCTGACCAAGGAGTGTATTCCAATCGTATTGAGCTTGAAGGCGTTAGTTCTCATTTTCCGGTTCCTGACTTTTCTGCAGAGTACCGGTATGGAGGAAAATTTGGATATGTTGAGCTGGCGGGGATCCTTCGTTACATGGCCTGGAAAGATATGAATGATGATAAGCTTGATCTCACCGGTCATGCGATCGGATGGGGATTGAACCTCAGCTCAAACATTAAATTTAACAAGAGCCTTGTGGGCAGGTTCCAGGCAGTTTATGGCGAAGGCATTGAGAACTATATGAACGACGCGCCGGCCGATGTGGGGATCAAGAACAACTTTGACGATGAAGAACAACCTATCCTTGGTATTCCCTTACCGGTATTGGGAGTAGTTGCTTTCCTCGACCAGCAGTGGAATGATAAGTTCAGCAGTTCCCTCGGGTATTCGATGGTCGATATCAATAACACCGATGGCCAGAATGACTCTGAATATCACAGAGGCCATTACGCGCTGGCCAACCTGTTGTACTATCCCGTCCAGAATGCAATGATGGGTGTCGAGGCACAGTATGGTACACGTGAGAACAAGGATGGCTGGCAAACCAATATCTTCAAGGTCCAGTTCTCATTCAAATACAATTTTGGACATGCATGGTACAAAAAGCAGAAGATATGA
- a CDS encoding response regulator — translation MIYIIDDDKYVRRGFGMLLKSADLECKCFGSAEDFLESCQPVEQDLLILDMHMPGMGGCDLLEHFIKEEIHVPVIIITAFDEPASRECAKNYGALAYLRKPVDGEALIDLIKYSVNSV, via the coding sequence ATGATCTATATCATTGATGATGATAAGTATGTGAGAAGGGGATTTGGGATGCTGCTTAAGTCAGCAGACCTGGAATGTAAGTGCTTTGGGAGTGCAGAAGATTTTCTGGAATCCTGTCAGCCGGTTGAACAGGACCTGCTGATCCTGGATATGCACATGCCAGGCATGGGTGGTTGTGATTTGCTGGAACACTTTATTAAAGAAGAAATCCATGTACCGGTAATTATCATAACAGCCTTTGATGAACCTGCCAGCCGTGAATGTGCAAAAAATTACGGAGCACTGGCGTACCTCCGGAAGCCGGTGGATGGTGAAGCATTGATAGATTTAATCAAGTATTCGGTCAATTCAGTGTAA